In Truepera sp., the sequence GCGCGAAGCGGCCCACCTGGATGTTCTCGCCGAGGGTCGCGGCGGCTTCCTTGACGACCTCGTCAACGGTCTTCTTGTCGTCCTTGATGTATGACTGTTCGAGCAAGACGATCTCGGAGAGGTACTTGCGCAGGCGTCCCTCGACGATCTTCTCAGCCACGTTCGCGGGCTTGCCCTCTTCGGCCGCCTGGCGCAACAGCGCGTGCTTCTCGGCGGCGACCACCTCTTCGGGTACGTCCTCCGTGCGGGTATAGGCGGGACTGGCCATGGCGACATGCATGGCGAGGTTACGCGCGAGGTCCTGGAAGACCTCGTTGCGCGCCACGAAGTCGGTTTCGCAGTTCACCTCGACCAGCACGGCGATCTTGCCGTTATGGTGAACGTAGGAGCCGACGAGCCCCTCCTTGGCAGCGCGGTCGGCCTTCTTGTCGGCCTTCGCGATGCCGCGCTCCCGGAGCAGCTCGGCCGCCTTCTCGAGGTTGCCGTCCGTGTCCTCCAGGGCCTTCTTGACATCCAACATGCCGGCGCCGGTCATGGCCCTCAGCTGCTTGATAAGGTCGGTGGAAACTGCCATCTCGCATCTTCCCTTCGGTACCGCCTGGCGGCGGAACGTGCCGGTCGAGGAGCCGTCTGTTGGCCGTCCTCACCGGTTATTGACTTCGAAATCGGGTGCCTTGGCGGCTCCCGCGGTTCCTCAGGCTTCCTCGGCGTCTGCGGCTTCGGCGCCGCCCTCCGCGTCGCCGCCCTCGGGAGTCGTGCTCGCCGTGGTCGTGCTCTCGGCACTCTCGCCGGCGGCTGCGGCTTCAGTGACTGCTGCAACTTCGGTGGCGGCTGCACCCGCGGGCGCGTCGCCCTCGCCGGCCTTGGTGGCAGCAGGTGCCCCGCCGCCCTCGGTGCCTTCAGCGCTGCTGCCATCACCCTCGGCCGCGGCGGCCGCCTCTTGGATGGCGCGTTCCGGGCCCGACATGGGCATGCGGAGCGTCGCACGGTCTTCCGTGGTGGGGGCGACCGCGACGTCCTCCCCACCGCGCATCTCGATTATCACGTCGGCCAAGCGCGCGGTCACCAGCTGGATGGAGCGGATGGCGTCGTCGTTGCCCGGGATGATGAAGTCGAGGACGTCGGGGTCGGAGTCCGTGTCGGCAAGGGCCACTACCGGGATGTCGAGCTTGTTGGCCTCCTTGACGGCGATGGCCTCCTTGGCCGGGTCGATGATGAAGAGCGCGTCGGGCAGGCGGTTGAGGTCGCGGATGCCGCCCAGGTAACGTTGGAGGCGCTGGAGCTCCTTGCCGAGGTCGATCTGCTCCTTCTTGGTGAACCGCAGGATCGACTCGTCCTCGAACATGGCCTCGAGTTCCCGCAGGCGCTCGACGCGCGTGCGGATGGTCTTGAAGTTCGTCAGGAGGCCGCCCAACCAACGCTCGTTGATGTACGGCATGCCGCAACGCTTCGCCTCGGCCGCTAGGATCTCCTGCGCCTGCTTCTTGGCGCCGACGAAGAGGATGATTCCCCCGCGGCCGGCGAGGTCACGCAGGAAGTCGAACGACTTCTCGCTCTCGACGAGGGTCTTCTGCAGGTCGATGATGAAGATGCCGTTGCGCTCGGCGAAGATGTAACGCTTCATCTTCGGGTTGCAGCGCTTGGTCTCGTGGCCGAAGTGCACGCCGGCTTCGAGCA encodes:
- the tsf gene encoding translation elongation factor Ts, yielding MAVSTDLIKQLRAMTGAGMLDVKKALEDTDGNLEKAAELLRERGIAKADKKADRAAKEGLVGSYVHHNGKIAVLVEVNCETDFVARNEVFQDLARNLAMHVAMASPAYTRTEDVPEEVVAAEKHALLRQAAEEGKPANVAEKIVEGRLRKYLSEIVLLEQSYIKDDKKTVDEVVKEAAATLGENIQVGRFARIAIGE
- the rpsB gene encoding 30S ribosomal protein S2, whose product is MSYLGMKQLLEAGVHFGHETKRCNPKMKRYIFAERNGIFIIDLQKTLVESEKSFDFLRDLAGRGGIILFVGAKKQAQEILAAEAKRCGMPYINERWLGGLLTNFKTIRTRVERLRELEAMFEDESILRFTKKEQIDLGKELQRLQRYLGGIRDLNRLPDALFIIDPAKEAIAVKEANKLDIPVVALADTDSDPDVLDFIIPGNDDAIRSIQLVTARLADVIIEMRGGEDVAVAPTTEDRATLRMPMSGPERAIQEAAAAAEGDGSSAEGTEGGGAPAATKAGEGDAPAGAAATEVAAVTEAAAAGESAESTTTASTTPEGGDAEGGAEAADAEEA